A single window of Oxyura jamaicensis isolate SHBP4307 breed ruddy duck chromosome 3, BPBGC_Ojam_1.0, whole genome shotgun sequence DNA harbors:
- the PLAGL1 gene encoding zinc finger protein PLAGL1 isoform X1, translating to MSTDLLWCEDCGKSLIGECKLHGPLIKAKDRVIPSRARLTLPHYLTLRVLELRAGNQQTLGVFAKKVIQKRTQFGPYVGQLSTKLTRYDESRLVLQVLKDGGKYFLDTPNEDCGNWMMFVRLARNQEEQTLVAYQHCGEVYFTTVKPIEPHTELKVWYAADYAKFMEASAVFIKEESDVCPLPPVAKEPVDPWICSSCRSTFATFALLESHQCINKDRVLTTRFRPPNKLGPVKAKSKLKGKLRGSALGKSITQCYGTISCSSAAKLSCASSGNACDALVRFIPKWRNGRSSLLKGKEVKQPDSYSCRLCGKIFDSIEKLTVHTYAHKGERPYKCSQHGCTKAFISKYKLLRHSATHSPQKSHQCGYCEKTFHRKDHLKNHLQTHDPNKMAFKCEECGKKYNTKLGYKRHLALHAATSGDLTCRVCAQEFGGTEVLLEHLKSHAGKPTGNTKEKKHKCDHCERHFYTRKDVRRHMVVHTGCKDFLCQFCAQRFGRKDHLTRHTRKTHPQELLKSRLQNGDSVGLLDQLFPFRLKEDASIASPFPERVSSQNGILNSPEPEEYNCSHLHPQPSLQTALPLEPSPHLQRMGCADSLAAVHPTPCSTAIPANLNLHQSNKYDLSSTSFAAGSLKNLPIRVDVKGYNVHLLEDLPLPEPQSLHKIGLEEASSGPVGDTHKYAVHKETETAAETTSMPFMDLTHVMSFWQIPPGDNQNTTGDITMAFGPEEPSHRLNGQQQGLQLATGGMAINQLHHFPRSFPSTTNSVTLPHFHHAFK from the exons GGTGTGAGGATTGCGGTAAGAGCCTTATAGGAGAATGCAAACTCCATGGACCACTCATCAAGGCTAAAGACAGGGTTATTCCTAGCCGAGCCCGTCTTACCCTACCTCATTACCTGACTCTGCGAGTGTTGGAGCTGCGAGCTGGAAACCAGCAGA CCCTTGGAGTATTTGCAAAGAAAGTAATACAGAAGAGAACACAGTTTGGTCCTTATGTTGGTCAACTGTCTACAAAACTGACCCGCTATGATGAGAGTAGGCTAGTCCTGCAG GTGTTGAAAGATGGAGGGAAGTACTTTCTGGACACTCCCAATGAAGACTGTGGAAACTGGATGATGTTTGTCCGGCTAGCCCGGAACCAAGAAGAACAGACCCTTGTGGCTTATCAGCACTGTGGAGAAGTCTACTTCACGACTGTTAAG CCAATTGAACCCCACACAGAATTGAAAGTATGGTATGCTGCCGATTATGCCAAATTTATGGAAGCTTCTGCAGTCTTCATTAAAGAAGAATCTGATGTCTGTCCTTTGCCTCCAGTAGCA AAAGAGCCCGTAGACCCTTGGATATGCTCCAGTTGTAGAAGCACTTTTGCAACTTTTGCTCTGCTGGAATCTCACCAGTGCATCAATAAAGACCGAGTCCTTACCACAAGGTTCAGACCACCAAATAAATTGGGACctgtaaaagcaaaaagcaaacttAAAGGGAAACTGAGAGGATCGGCATTAGGCAAAAGCATCACTCAGTGCTATGGGACCATTTCTTGTTCCTCTGCTGCAAAGCTTAGCTGTGCCAGCTCAGGAAACGCTTGTGATGCTCTTGTGAGGTTTATACCTAAATGGAGAAATGGCCGCTCTTCTCTGTTGAAGGGGAAAGAAGTGAAGCAGCCAGACAGTTACTCTTGCCGACTTTGTGGGAAGATTTTTGATTCCATTGAAAAGCTCACAGTCCACACTTACGCGCACAAAGGGGAGCGCCCCTACAAGTGTTCACAGCACGGATGCACAAAAGCCTTCATTTCCAAATATAAACTGCTCAG GCACTCAGCCACTCATTCTCCACAGAAATCTCACCAGTGTGGTTACTGTGAAAAGACCTTTCATAGGAAAGACCATCTAAAGAATCACCTTCAGACTCATGACCCTAACAAGATGGCCTTCAAGTGTGAAGAGTGTGGTAAGAAGTACAACACCAAGCTAGGTTATAAGAGACACTTGGCTCTTCATGCAGCCACCAGTGGGGACCTTACCTGTAGGGTGTGTGCCCAGGAGTTTGGCGGTACTGAAGTTTTATTGGAACACCTCAAAAGTCATGCAGGGAAACCAACTGGCAATaccaaggaaaagaaacataagTGTGACCACTGTGAACGTCACTTCTATACCCGTAAAGATGTGCGACGTCACATGGTGGTTCACACGGGTTGCAAAGACTTTCTATGCCAGTTTTGTGCCCAAAGGTTTGGGCGGAAGGACCACTTGACTCGCCATACTAGGAAGACTCATCCACAAGAACTGCTGAAGAGCAGGTTGCAGAATGGTGACTCAGTAGGTCTCCTTGACCAACTTTTTCCATTCAGACTGAAGGAAGATGCCAGCATAGCATCACCTTTTCCTGAAAGAGTCTCCTCGCAGAATGGAATTTTGAATAGCCCAGAACCAGAGGAATACAACTGTTCACATCTTCATCCCCAGCCAAGCTTACAAACTGCTCTTCCTCTTGAACCTTCTCCTCATTTGCAAAGGATGGGCTGTGCAGACAGCCTTGCAGCTGTCCATCCCACACCGTGCTCAACAGCCATTCCTGCCAACCTGAACCTTCATCAGTCTAATAAATATGACCTTAGTTCTACCTCATTTGCAGCAGGATCCCTCAAAAATCTTCCAATCAGAGTGGATGTTAAAGGTTACAATGTCCATCTTCTAGAGGACCTGCCATTACCAGAACCTCAGTCTCTCCACAAAATCGGTCTGGAAGAAGCTTCCTCAGGGCCTGTAGGTGATACTCACAAGTACGCAGTGCACAAGGAGACAGAGACAGCAGCTGAAACTACCAGCATGCCTTTCATGGATCTCACTCATGTGATGAGTTTCTGGCAAATCCCACCAGGTGACAACCAGAACACTACTGGGGACATCACAATGGCATTTGGTCCAGAGGAGCCATCACACAGGCTGAATGGCCAACAGCAAGGTCTACAGCTAGCAACTGGTGGCATGGCCATAAACCAGCTGCATCATTTTCCTCGCTCCTTTCCATCCACTACAAATTCTGTAACGTTGCCTCATTTTCATCATGCCTTCAAATAA
- the PLAGL1 gene encoding zinc finger protein PLAGL1 isoform X2 yields the protein MMFVRLARNQEEQTLVAYQHCGEVYFTTVKPIEPHTELKVWYAADYAKFMEASAVFIKEESDVCPLPPVAKEPVDPWICSSCRSTFATFALLESHQCINKDRVLTTRFRPPNKLGPVKAKSKLKGKLRGSALGKSITQCYGTISCSSAAKLSCASSGNACDALVRFIPKWRNGRSSLLKGKEVKQPDSYSCRLCGKIFDSIEKLTVHTYAHKGERPYKCSQHGCTKAFISKYKLLRHSATHSPQKSHQCGYCEKTFHRKDHLKNHLQTHDPNKMAFKCEECGKKYNTKLGYKRHLALHAATSGDLTCRVCAQEFGGTEVLLEHLKSHAGKPTGNTKEKKHKCDHCERHFYTRKDVRRHMVVHTGCKDFLCQFCAQRFGRKDHLTRHTRKTHPQELLKSRLQNGDSVGLLDQLFPFRLKEDASIASPFPERVSSQNGILNSPEPEEYNCSHLHPQPSLQTALPLEPSPHLQRMGCADSLAAVHPTPCSTAIPANLNLHQSNKYDLSSTSFAAGSLKNLPIRVDVKGYNVHLLEDLPLPEPQSLHKIGLEEASSGPVGDTHKYAVHKETETAAETTSMPFMDLTHVMSFWQIPPGDNQNTTGDITMAFGPEEPSHRLNGQQQGLQLATGGMAINQLHHFPRSFPSTTNSVTLPHFHHAFK from the exons ATGATGTTTGTCCGGCTAGCCCGGAACCAAGAAGAACAGACCCTTGTGGCTTATCAGCACTGTGGAGAAGTCTACTTCACGACTGTTAAG CCAATTGAACCCCACACAGAATTGAAAGTATGGTATGCTGCCGATTATGCCAAATTTATGGAAGCTTCTGCAGTCTTCATTAAAGAAGAATCTGATGTCTGTCCTTTGCCTCCAGTAGCA AAAGAGCCCGTAGACCCTTGGATATGCTCCAGTTGTAGAAGCACTTTTGCAACTTTTGCTCTGCTGGAATCTCACCAGTGCATCAATAAAGACCGAGTCCTTACCACAAGGTTCAGACCACCAAATAAATTGGGACctgtaaaagcaaaaagcaaacttAAAGGGAAACTGAGAGGATCGGCATTAGGCAAAAGCATCACTCAGTGCTATGGGACCATTTCTTGTTCCTCTGCTGCAAAGCTTAGCTGTGCCAGCTCAGGAAACGCTTGTGATGCTCTTGTGAGGTTTATACCTAAATGGAGAAATGGCCGCTCTTCTCTGTTGAAGGGGAAAGAAGTGAAGCAGCCAGACAGTTACTCTTGCCGACTTTGTGGGAAGATTTTTGATTCCATTGAAAAGCTCACAGTCCACACTTACGCGCACAAAGGGGAGCGCCCCTACAAGTGTTCACAGCACGGATGCACAAAAGCCTTCATTTCCAAATATAAACTGCTCAG GCACTCAGCCACTCATTCTCCACAGAAATCTCACCAGTGTGGTTACTGTGAAAAGACCTTTCATAGGAAAGACCATCTAAAGAATCACCTTCAGACTCATGACCCTAACAAGATGGCCTTCAAGTGTGAAGAGTGTGGTAAGAAGTACAACACCAAGCTAGGTTATAAGAGACACTTGGCTCTTCATGCAGCCACCAGTGGGGACCTTACCTGTAGGGTGTGTGCCCAGGAGTTTGGCGGTACTGAAGTTTTATTGGAACACCTCAAAAGTCATGCAGGGAAACCAACTGGCAATaccaaggaaaagaaacataagTGTGACCACTGTGAACGTCACTTCTATACCCGTAAAGATGTGCGACGTCACATGGTGGTTCACACGGGTTGCAAAGACTTTCTATGCCAGTTTTGTGCCCAAAGGTTTGGGCGGAAGGACCACTTGACTCGCCATACTAGGAAGACTCATCCACAAGAACTGCTGAAGAGCAGGTTGCAGAATGGTGACTCAGTAGGTCTCCTTGACCAACTTTTTCCATTCAGACTGAAGGAAGATGCCAGCATAGCATCACCTTTTCCTGAAAGAGTCTCCTCGCAGAATGGAATTTTGAATAGCCCAGAACCAGAGGAATACAACTGTTCACATCTTCATCCCCAGCCAAGCTTACAAACTGCTCTTCCTCTTGAACCTTCTCCTCATTTGCAAAGGATGGGCTGTGCAGACAGCCTTGCAGCTGTCCATCCCACACCGTGCTCAACAGCCATTCCTGCCAACCTGAACCTTCATCAGTCTAATAAATATGACCTTAGTTCTACCTCATTTGCAGCAGGATCCCTCAAAAATCTTCCAATCAGAGTGGATGTTAAAGGTTACAATGTCCATCTTCTAGAGGACCTGCCATTACCAGAACCTCAGTCTCTCCACAAAATCGGTCTGGAAGAAGCTTCCTCAGGGCCTGTAGGTGATACTCACAAGTACGCAGTGCACAAGGAGACAGAGACAGCAGCTGAAACTACCAGCATGCCTTTCATGGATCTCACTCATGTGATGAGTTTCTGGCAAATCCCACCAGGTGACAACCAGAACACTACTGGGGACATCACAATGGCATTTGGTCCAGAGGAGCCATCACACAGGCTGAATGGCCAACAGCAAGGTCTACAGCTAGCAACTGGTGGCATGGCCATAAACCAGCTGCATCATTTTCCTCGCTCCTTTCCATCCACTACAAATTCTGTAACGTTGCCTCATTTTCATCATGCCTTCAAATAA